A window of Streptomyces sp. NBC_01689 genomic DNA:
GACGGCGCCGGCCGGCCAGCTCCGGCACGGCGGTCAGCTCACCGTCGACGTCGAGCTCGATCCGCTCGTCGCGCACCAGCTTGCCGCTCGCGTCGTCGAGGTCGTAGAGGCCGATCGCGATGCGGTGGGGGCGCAGCGTCGACTCGCCCTTGGCGCCGGCCGGGAGCGCCGGGGCCTCCTGGCGGATCGCGAAGGAGGTGATGACCCCGTTCGCGTCCGTCTCGATCTCGGGGCGCAGGACGTTGATGCCGGCGGTCCGCAGCCACTTCTCCGACCAGTTCTTCAGGTCGCGCCCGGAGGTCTCCTCCAGCGCGCCCAGCAGGTCGGACAGGCGCGTGTTGCCGTACGCGTGCCGCTTGAAGTAGGCCTGCACGCCCCGGAAGAACTCGTCCATGCCGACGTACGCGACGAGCTGCTTCAGTACGCTCGCGCCCTTCGCGTACGTGATCCCGTCGAAGTTGACGAGCACGTCGTCCAGGTCGCGGATCTCCGCCATGATCGGGTGGGTCGAGGGCAGCTGGTCCTGCCGGTACGCCCAGGTCTTCATGGAGTTGGCGAAGGTGGTCCACGAGTGCGGCCAGCGGCTGCCCTCGGCGTACGCCTGGCAGGCGATGGAGGTGTAGGTGGCGAACGACTCGTTCAGCCACAGGTCGTTCCACCACTCCATGGTCACGAGGTCGCCGAACCACATGTGGGCGAGCTCGTGCAGGATCGTCTCGGCGCGCACCTCGTACGCGGCGTCCGTGACCTTCGACCGGAACACGTACTGGTCCCGGATCGTCACCGCGCCCGCGTTCTCCATCGCGCCGGCGTTGAACTCCGGCACGAAGAGCTGGTCGTACTTCTCGAACGGGTACGCGTAGTCGAACTTCTCCTGGAACCACTCGAAGCCCTGCCGGGTGACCTCGAAGATCGCGTCCGAGTCGAGGAACTCGGCGAGCGAGGGACGACAGTAGATGCCGAGCGGCACGCTCTGTCCGTCCTTCTCGTACACGCTGTGCACCGAGTGGTACGGGCCGACGATCAGCGCGGTGATGTACGTGGAGATCCGCGGAGTCGGCTCGAAGGCCCAGATGTCGTCCTTGGGCTCGGGCGTCGGCGAGTTGGAAATGACGGTCCAGCCGGAGGGCGCCTTCACGGTGAACCGGAAGGTGGCCTTCAGGTCGGGCTGCTCGAAGGACGCGAAGACGCGCCGGGCGTCCGGGACCTCGAACTGGGTGTACAGGTAGGCCTGCTGGTCGACGGGGTCGACGAACCGGTGCAGGCCCTCGCCGGTGTTGGTGTACGCGCAGTCCGCGACGACCCGCAGGACGTTGCGGCCCTCCAGCAGGCCCGGCAGCGCGATCCGCGAGTCCTCGAAGACGTCGGCGGGGTCGAGGGCGTCCCCGTTCAGGACCACCTCGTGAACGGCGGGGGCCACCAGGTCGATGAAGGTCTCCGCGCCGCTCTCGGCCACGTCGAAGCGCACCGTGGTCACGGACCGGTAGGTGCCGCCCTCCTGCGCGCCCGAGAGGTCGAGATCGATCTCGTACGAGTCAACGGTGAGCAGCTTCGCGCGCTGCTGCGCCTCTTCGCGGGTCAGGTTTGTGCCAGGCACGCGGTCATCTCCTCGTTATGTGACGGTTGCGCCATCCTTCCACGGGACCGGCACGGAGCGCGATGTCCGTATCCCGCCGGTGACCGGGGCGTTCGGGCGCGAGCCTGGAGCGCATGACGACCTACATCGCACGCCCCGTCGGACCGGAGGTCCTGAAGGATCTCCGCACAGCTGACGACGCCGGCCGCCCGATGGTTCCCGTCACGGACGAGGAGGGCGGGGCTCCGCTCCGCTGCTGTCTGCGCCGCAGCGAGCCGGGGGAGCGGATCGCGCTCGTCTCGTACGCCCCGCTGCGCCGCTGGGCCGCCGCGGCCGGCGTCGATCCGGGCGCGTACGACGAGCAGGGTCCGGTCTTCGTGCACGCCCGGGAGTGCGGGGGGCCGGCCGCGGATGTGCGGCCCTTCGAGGGCGCCCACCGCACCGTGCGGCGCTACTCCGCCGCGGGGCGCATCCTCGGGGGCCGGCTGGTGGAGGCCCCGGAGTGGCCGGCGTTCGAGGAGGCCTTCGAGGCGGCGTTCGCCGACCCGGCGGTGGAACTGGTCCACGTGCGGGCCGTCGAGTACGGCTGCTTCCTGTACGAGGTCCACCGGCCGTGACGCGCGGGGCCCGGCGGACCTGACCGGCCGGGAGCCGGAGGGCCGGGACCGGTTCCGGGCGGGGGTGTCGGCCCGGGTCCGGTCGGTCCGGTTCCGGGCGGGGCGGTCCGGACGGGTGGTGCGGGGCACGGGCAGGGCACAACCGGGGGCGGTCACCGTGCGGTGACCGCCCCCGGGGCGTCGAGGGGTGCGCCGAGGGCGTCAGCCCTTGAGGCCGGCCTTGAGATCGGCCGCGACCAGCTCCGCGATCTGGACCGCGTTCAGGGCGGCACCCTTGCGCAGGTTGTCGTTCGAGATGAACAGGGCGAGACCGTGCTCGACCGTCTCGTCGGCGCGGATGCGGCCGACGTACGACGCGTCCTGGCCCGCGGCCTCCAGGGGGGTCGGGATCTCGGAGAGGGTGACGCCCGGGGCGCCGGCCAGCAGCTCGGTGGCGCGCTCCACCGTGACCGGGCGCGCGAAGCGGGCGTTGACCTGCAGCGAGTGGCCGGAGAAGACCGGGACCCGGACGCAGGTGCCGGAGACCTTGAGGTCCGGGATCTCCAGGATCTTGCGGGACTCGTGGCGGAGCTTCTGCTCCTCGTCCGTCTCGTGCAGACCGTCGTCGACGATCGATCCGGCGAGCGGGAGCACGTTGAAGGCGATGGGCCGCTTGTAGACCTGCGGCTCGGGGAAGTCGACCGCCCCGCCGTCGTGCGTCAGCCGGTCGGCGTCCGCGACGACCTTCAGCGCCTGGCCGTGCAGCTCGGCCACGCCCGCGAGACCGGAGCCGGACACGGCCTGGTACGTGGCGACGACGAGCGCCTCGAGACCCGCCTCGTCGTGCAGCGGGCGCAGCACGGGCATCGCGGCCATGGTCGTGCAGTTCGGGTTCGCGATGATGCCCTTGGGGCGGTCGGCGATCGCGTGCGGGTTCACCTCGGAGACCACCAGGGGTACGTCCGGGTCCTTGCGCCACGCGGAGGAGTTGTCGATCACGACGGCGCCCTGCGCGGCGACCTTCTCCGCCAGTGCCCGGGAGGTCGAGCCGCCCGCCGAGAAGAGGACGATGTCCAGGCCGGAGTAGTCGGCCGTCGTCGCGTCCTCCACCGTCACGCCGTCCAGCACCGACCCGGCCGAGCGGGCCGAGGCGAACAGGCGCAGCTCCGTGACCGGGAAGTCCCGCTCGACCAGGATCCTGCGCATGACCGTGCCGACCTGACCGGTGGCTCCGACGATTCCGACCCTCACGGCGACTCCCTCTGCGTGCGTTCTACGTGGTCCAGCGCTTCCATCATGCGTCTCACCCGTGCCGTCGTGTCCAATCCTTTGCCCGCGCCGTTCGAGGAGTGGGACGGGGCTCCCGGGGCCGGTCGCCGGAAGAACACCGTCCGGCGGACCCCGGGAACCGCAAGCCGTACGGTGCTCGCGTCCCTCCGGCCCCCGGTCCGGTGTGACGTACGACTCGGTGGCGGACGGCCGAACGTTTCGGCCCGCACCGGCGTCGTAGGGGAAACGCGGGAGGGGAGGGCAGCCGTGCTGCGCAGAAGGACACGCGGTGTCCAGCGGGTGGACGACCCGCTGGACGCGGCGCAGGAACGCCGGGTACGGGCGGTGCTCGCGCTCGGCGGCGTCCCGCAGGCGGACCTGCCGGACGGGGTGCAGCAGGTCCGCCTGCGGCTGCTGGAGCGCGCGGCGAAGGGGGACGAGGCACCCCGTGACGTGTCCGCCTGGGCGGCGGTCGTGGCCTCGAACCTGGCGATGGACTGGCACCGGGCCAAACACCGTCAGCAGCGCCTCGGCGAGCGGCTGGCGGGGCTCCGGCAGCTGGAGCACCCCTCGGGCGAGGACTCCAGCGTGCTCTCCCTCGCCGTGGCGCAGGGGCTGGACGAACTGCCCGACGCGCACCGGCAGGTCCTCGTCCTGCGGTTCTACGCCGATCTGTCCGTCCGCGGGATCGCCGAGGAGCTCGGCGTTCCCGAGGGCACGGTCAAGAGCAGGCTGCATTCGGCGGTCCGCGCGCTGCGCGCCCGCCTGCACGAGGACGAGGTGGTGTGACGTGGCCGGGTACGCCGAGCACGGGGACGGCGCGACGGCGGACGCGCTGTGGGCCGCGATCGCCGGGGAACCGCTGCCCGAGGGGGCCCGCGAGGATCCGGACGCCGTGGCGGAGCACCGGTCCGCGGTCGAGGACCTGGCGCTGCTGCGGGAGCAGCTGGCCGCCATCGGGAACACGCTGGCGGAGCCGGGGGAGGAACAGGGGGCCGTACGGGTTCCCCGGCGCCGCTCGCGCCGTCCGGCGGGAGCGGCGCGGAAGAGGGGCCGCCGTCCCCCGGCGGCCGCCCTGGGCACCCTCGCCGTGGCCGTCTTCGCCGCGATGGTCATCGGCATCGGCTGGCTGCTCGGGCAGGGCGCGGGCGGGGCGTCGACGTCGTCGGCGGACAGCGCGGCCAAGGCGGCGGACGGCGCGGGCGGGTCGGCCGCGTTCGGGGCCCCCGGCTACCTCGCGTGCTCCCGGCTGCTGGTCGAGGGCGAGATCACCGGGATCGGGCCGGTCCCCGGCAGCGGGCGGTACCGCGTCACCCTGGACGTGACGCGCTCCTACAAACCGGCCGCGGGACGGGCGCGGGTCACCTTCCTGGTGGACCGGGACGCGGCCGTTCCGCGGCGGGGCGAGCACGTACTCGTCGGCATCCGGCAGGGCGCGGCGACCCCCGACCGGTGGACGACGGGCGAGAGGGCGATCGCCCAGGACCGCCGCCGGATCCTCGCGGCCCTGCCCGCGTCCCGCGACCTCACCTGTGGATGAGGACGCGGGCGGACGACCGGGCCCGGAGCACCCCGCACCTCCGCACCGCGTACCGGACGTCCGGGTACGGGAAAGGGGGCGGGCGCCCGGAATCCCGGACGCCCGCCCCCCTCAGGGACGCACGGGTTACTGCGTGACCTTCTCGATCTTCACGTTGCCGAGACCGGCGGCGGTGCCTCGGGCGTTCACCAGCTGGACCTGGCCGAAGAACTCGCGTCCCTCGGGGGCCGGGGCCAGGGCGGTGATCGTGCCGGACACCGTCGCCGTGCCGCCCGTGGCGAGCTTCACCGGGGCGGACGCGTCGACGCCGACCGAGCCGAGCGCGGACGAGAAGAAGACGTCACGGTAGTCGTACGCGGTCGAGCCCGACGGGACCGAGTAGCCCACGACCTCGACGGTGTACGTGCCGGGGGCGGGGTTCGGGATGGAGACCGCCTCCTCCGAGTCGCCGTCCGCGGACTGGGCGACCTGCTTGCCGGCGGAGTCGTACACCGTCAGGTCGAGGTCGGCGGCGGTGTCGGAGACGTTGCCGATGGCCACGTCCAGCGAGGCGGCGCCCGCCGGCACGTCGACCGTGGTGGTCTGCGTGGCGTTCTGGGCGATGGTCGGCCGGTCCGTCTTGGAGGAGCCGAGCGGGCCGCCCCGCAGTCTGCCGTCGATCGCGGCGAACCGGTTCGTCACCTTCCAGGAGGCGGTGACGGGGGTGCCCACCTTGGCCTCGGGCACCGTCACGGTCTCCGGGTCGAAGGCCGCGCCGAGGACGGTGGCCTCCAGCTTGTACGGGTTGTCGAGCAGCGGCGACGTACGGCGCGCCTCGACCTCGACCTCCCAGACACCGGGCTGCGGGTCGGCGTACGCGCGCACGTCGGGCTTGCAGCCGTTGGTGTTGGGGTAGTTGCTGTAGCAGTACGGGGTGCCGGTGTCCTCGACCGGGACGCCGTAGGGGTGGATGGAGATGAACCGGGTCTGGCTCAGGCCCTTCAGCCCGCCGATGGCGACCTCCAGGCTCCTGGCGCCCTCGGGCACGGTCAGGAAGTACGACCGCGTGCTGTTGCGCTGGATCGAACCCGACGCGGAGAACGCGTACTTGACCGGCGTCGAGACCACGACCGTGGTCAGGATCTGCCGGTCGACGCCCTCGGTCCGCGGGTCGTCGAGTTCGAGGATCGCGCTCTTGACGCCGGCCGAGGAGGCCTTGGCGGAGACCTTGACGGTGACCGGCTGGTTCAGTCCGAGCTTCACCTCGTCGGAGCCGACGATCCGGAAGGTGCCACCGGCGTTGTTCGCGAAGTGCAGCTCGTGGCGGATGGCCCGGTCCGGACCGGAGGTACGGGTGACGGTGATCTCGTAGGTCTTCTTCACACCGGCCTTGAGACCGCCCTCGCGGTCGTACAGTCCGGTGCCGAAGCCGGGGGTCTTCAGCGCGTAGTCGATCGCGGTGTCGACCGGCGCCTTCACCGTGTACTCGTGGGCGGTCGCGTCGCGCCTGATGGCCTTCCACGCGTCCACGATGTCGATGAGGCCCGCGCCCTCCTCGTACGCCTGCACACCCCTGATGTGGTCGGCGGTCGAGGTGAGGGCCGTGCGCAGGTCCGCGGGCGTCAGGGCGATGTGCTGCTGCTTGGCGGCGCTCAGCAGCAGCGCGGACGCGCCCGCGGCCTGCGGGGACGCCATCGAGGTGCCCTGCAGCATCGAGTAGCCGGCCGGCAGGGTGTAGCCCGCCTCGGCGACCGGGGAGCCCGGCAGCCAGGTCTGGGTGGTGTTGATCGCGGCGCCGGGTGCCGTCAGCGTCGGCGTGAAGCCGCCGTCCTCACGCGGGCCGCGCGAGGAGAACGGCATCATCGCGTACTTCTTCTCCACGGCCGAGCCGTAGTTGGCGGCCCAGGTCTCCTTGGAGATCGACGCGCCGACCGAGATGACCTTGTCGGCGAGGCCGGGGTCACCGATGGTGTTGGCACCGGGGCCGGAGTTGCCGGCGGAGATCACCAGCTGGACGCCGTAGGTGTCGATGAGACGCGTGTAGAGCTCGGAGCGCGCGTTGTTGCCGTCGTTCAGCGCGGGCAGGCCGCCGATGGACATGTTGACGATGTCGACGCCACGGTTGACGACGAGGTCGATCATGCCCTCGGTGAGCGCGATGTTGGTGCAGCCGGGGCCGAAGACGCAGGCGCGGGACGAGACGAGCTTCGCGCCGGGGGCGGCGCCGTTCATCCTGCCGCCGAACAGGCCGTTGGCGGAGGTGATGCCCGCCACGTGCGTGCCGTGCTCGCTGGAGATGACGCCGATGTTGACGTAGTCGGCCTTGGAACCGGCCGCGTCGTAGACCACGTCCTTGCGGATCTCGACGACGAACGGGATGCGTTCGACGACGTCGGTCGCCGGGTTGTCCTTGCCGAAGTAGCCGACCTGGAAACCGTCCTTGTACGGCTTCATCGGCACGTCGTCGGTGAAGTCGAGGTTGTCGTTCGTGTCGACCCGCACGGTTCCGGAGGCCGGGTCGTAGAGCACGCCCCAGGCGTCGGTGGTGTCGCCGTCGCGGTTCAGGTCGCCCGCTTCGTCGCCGCCCGCGGTGGCCGACTCGTACATGTAGTTGAACTTGTAGGCGCCGGCGGGGGCCTTGAAGCTCTCGGTGCCCTGACTGGCCGTCGTGATGGCGAAGGACGGGCCGGAGACCGAACTGGTCATCCGCCGCCAGCTGCCGTCGCCGTCGTTGACCGGGTCGGTGGACGTGACCCAGTCGACGATCTTCCGCTCGCCGGTGGTGGTCTTCTGCAGCGCGGGGTGGCCCAGGTCCACGCCCGAGTCGAGGATGCCGATGGTGATGCCGCGGCCGTCCGCCTTCGGGTTCTTCTTCACGAAGTCGACGGCGCCCGTCTCGAAGGACGGGTTGTACGGGTTCTCGGCGGGGGTGTTCTTGTTCGGGGCGGAGCGGGTGACCGTGCCCGTGGCCCGGCCGGCGCCCTTGGCGGTGTCCGCGCTCGGGGTCGGGTCGTCCAGCGCGATGTCCTGGCGCAGGTCGATGCCGTGCACGGAGGAGAGCTTGGCGGCGGCCGCGATGGCCGCGTCCGCCTTGGCGGTCGGGACGGTGGCGCGGACGTAGCCGACCTTGTCGAAGGTCCGGCCGACGAGACCGCCCTGGACCGCGTCCAGTTGCCGGGCGACCTGCTCGGTCTGGCCGGGCGCGGTGGCGACCATCATGGTGACGTTCTTGGTGCCGTCGGCCTTGGCCTCGGCGAGGAGGGCCGCGTCGTCCGAACCGAGCTTGGCGCTCGCGGACTTGGTGCCCGGGTCGGGCGTCGCGGCGGGTGCGTGGTCCGCGGCGAGGGCCATGGGTATCGGTCCGGCCGCGGAGAGTGCGGCCACCAGACCGGCGGCCACGGCTATGCGGGCCACGCGTCTCGCGCCCGACAGTGGAGCGCGCTGGGGGTCGTGGGTCATCGGCATCCCTTGTAGGTAAAGGAACGAGCGTGGAGTGACCGGTCCCGACGTTCCAGCGGGACCTGATCACATCAGTCCGGAATGTGAACCCGGATGACCGCTCAGCTTTACCCAAGGGAGAGATATTTGGGGAGAGTTGACCCTGGCAGGAAGGAAGCATGGCGTACTTCCGCCATACGTCACGCCGGTGATAGCGGCGTATGGGCGGACATGCCGGACGCCTCCGGCCGCCGGGGTGCGGGCTCAGCCCTCCTTCGTGCGCGCGTAGTGGCGGGACGCCTTCGCGCGGTTACCGCAGCTCGCCATCGAGCACCAGCGGCGGGTGCCGTTGCGCGAGGTGTCGAGGAAGTGCAGGACGCAGCTCTCGTGGGCGCAGCGCCGGATGCGGTCAGGGGAAGTGCTCAGCAGCTCCAGGTAGTTGCGTGCGGCGAGCCAGCCGGGGCCCCATGCGGGGTCCTCGAACTCGGGCCGCTCGCCCGGCCCTTCGGGGGTCAGGGTGAGCCTGATCCGTCCGTGCGCGAGGACGCCGTCGATCCGCTCGGCCCCGGCCGCCCGGGTCCCGCCGGCCGTCTCCCGCGCGGGTCCGTCCACCACGGCGCGCAGGGCGTCGCGCGCCTGGAGGGTGTGGCGCAGCACCGTCTCGTCGGCCGGGAGGCCGAGCCCGTTCGCGGCCAGCCACACCGCCAGCCCCCCGGTGTCCGTGAGGAGGTCCTGGGGCACCCCGTCGCTGATCCAGCGGGTGTTGAGCAGGTCGAGCGAGAGGGGCTCCCCGGTGAGGGGGCGGGGGTCGGTGGCGGTGGACACGGTGGGGCTCCCTTCGGCGGCTAACCGTTCAAGAGTAGATGACCGGTTGACGTTCTCCATTCTAACCCTTAATCTTGTTGAGAAAGGTTAGCCCTCGGTGTGGGGGCCACCACCGTCCCGGAGGACAGCCATGACACCGCGCACCGGCCACGTCGGCCTGAACGTCACGGACCTCGACCGCTCGCTCGCCTTCTACCGGGACCTGCTCGGCTTCACCCTCCTCGCCGAGGGCAAGGAGGAGATGCGCCGCTTCGCGTTCCTGGGCTCCTCGGACGGGGACGGCGGGCCCGTCCTCACGCTCTGGCAGCAGGCGCGGGCGCCGTACGCCGAGGACCGCGCGGGCCTCCACCACCTCGCCCTGGAGGTCGACTCGATCGACCGGGTCAGGACGTACGAGTCGGCGCTGCGCGCGCACGGTGTCACGTTCGCCCACGAGGGCGTGGTCGCCCACCGCGAGGGCTCGGCCTCCGGCGGCATCTTCTTCCACGACCCGGACGGCACCCGGCTGGAGATCTATGCCCCGGCCGGCGCCGAAGGGGCGCCCGCACCCGCCGAGTCGGCTCCGACCTGCGGTTTCTTCTAGACGGAGGGCGAGATGACCTACCACTCCGGCTCGCGCGCCGTACAGGAACGGGTCGGCGTCCGTGATCTCGCCGACCACGTCGGGCAGGCGGTCGGCCAGGGCATCCGCCCGGTGGCCGCCGCCTTCCTCGAACAGCAGCCGATGCTGGTGGCCGGGGCGGCCGATCCGGCCACCGGCGCGGTGTGGGCCTCACTGCTCACGGGCCCGCCCGGCTTCGTACGGGCCACCGGCGTCCGGCAGATCTCGGTCACCGGCCGCCCCTCCGACGGCGATCCCCTCGCCGCCGCCCTCGCCGCCGAGGGCACCCTCGTCGGCACCATCGCGCTCGACCCCCGCACCCGCCGCCGGATGCGCCTCAACGGCCGGTCCCGGCCCACCGCCCGGGGGTTCGCCGTGGAGGCCGACCGCGTCTTCGCCAACTGCCCGAAGTACCTCCAGCGCAGGGAGTCCTACGAGACGGTCGCGCGAGAGCCCGGCGACGTGCGCCGCTCCGCCTCCCTCACCCCCCGGCAGCTCGCCCTCGTCGAATCCGCCGACACCTTCTTCCTCGCCACCGTCCACGCGGACGGCGCGGACGCCAGCCACCGGGGCGGCAATCCGGGCTTCGTGCGCGCCGACGGCCCGTCCGCGCTGCGCTGGCGCGACTACCCCGGCAACTCCATGTTCCTGACCCTCGGCAACCTGGAGGCGGACCCGCGGGCCGGACTGCTCTTCCTGGACTGGACATCGGGAACGCTGCTGCGGCTCACCGGCACGGCCCGCGCGCGGTACGCGCCGGACGGGGAGCGCACGGTCCGCTTCACCGTCACCGGGGTCGTCGAGACACCCGCCGGCAGCCCCCTGCGCTGGTCGCCGCCCGAATACTCACCGGCCAACCCGTCCCTGCCGTAACGTCTGGGCATGCCGAAGCAGTTGAGGGTGGCGGCCTACGCCGTGTGCGTGCGGGACGGACAGATGCTGTTGGCCCGGTGGGTGGCGGGCGACGGGACCAGACGGTGGACCCTGCCGGGCGGCGGCATGGACCACGGAGAGGACCCCTACGACACGGTCGTCCGCGAGGTCGACGAGGAGACGGGGTACACCGTCGAACCGGTGGCGCTCCTCGGTATCGACTCCCAACTGCGCACGCATCCGCGCCGGATGGGCGGCGCCACCGACTTCCACGGCCTGCGGATCGTCTACGAGGCCCGGATCACCGGCGGCGACCTGCGGCACGAGACCGACGGCTCCACCGACATGGCGGCCTGGTATCCCCTCGGCGAGGTGCCGTCGCTGGAGCGCGTCGGACTGGTCGACACGGGCCTGGAACTCTGGCGTGAGCGGCCCGCCCCCGGACGGACGGCACGCCCCCCGGAGCGCGCCGGGTCCGGTCACGACCAGGGGCCCGCTACCCCTGAAGATGAACACGGAGTGACCGCCTCCCGGCCGTCCGGGGAGAGCTCCGTGGACGCGCAGGGTAGCCCAAGATCCACGTACGGTGATCGGCGTCGGGCGTTGCCGCCGAGTTAACGTCCAGGTCATCCCGGGTGCCAACGATCCAGTATGAGCGGGGAGTCACCGCAAACAGCCCCCCGCGACCACTGCCGACGCGTTCGCACTCGGGGAGATCGCGCCATGTCGCGCATACGCTCTGTCGCCACCGCCGCTGCCATGAACCGCCGTACCCTCCTCGCCGCCACCGGGGCGGTGACCCTGTCCGCGGGCATCGGCTACGCCCTGCGGCCCGACTCGGAGGCGCACGCCGCCGAGGCGCGCGGGGCGCACGCCGCCGACCCCGGAGAGGCTCCGGTGGCCGTCTCCCGCAAGGCGCCGCCCGCTCCCCTCGCGCCCTACGAGCGCGGCACCACCCTGCACAGCGTCGCCGCCCCGCGGACCGGCTCCGGCGGCTACCGGCGGCTCGGCGACGGACCCGCCTGGAAGCGGGTGGTGCGCGGCGAGCTGGCGTCGGCGAAGGCCGGCCGGGCCGAGCGGCGCACCGCGCTCGCCTCCTTCGTCCAGTTCACCGACCTGCACCTGACCGACGTCCAGCACCCGCTGCGGCTGGAGTTCCTGCGCTCGGGCGCGGCGAACGCCTGGCGCCCGCAGGAGGCGCTGACCGTCGCGGGCGCCGTCTCGCTCGTCGAGCGGGTCAACTCGCTGCGGGGAGCGCCCGTCACCGGCTCCCCGCTGCACTTCGTGATGACCACCGGGGACAACACGGACAACAACTCCCGCACGGAACTCGACTGGTTCCTGAAGGTCATGAGCGGGGGCCGCATCCGCCCCAACAGCGGTGACCCGCGCCACTACGAGGGCGTCCAGAACAGCGGGATCACCACGTACTGGCAGCCCGACGGCGCCGTGCGCGACGCCGACAAGCAGCGCGGCTTCCCGCACCTGAACGGCTTCCTGGCCGCCGCCGTCCGTGAACTGCGCAGCCCGGGCCTCGCCCTGCCCTGGTACTCCACCGTCGGCAACCACGACGCGCTGCCGCTGGGCTGCTACCGGCACGGCGACTCCTTCCTCGCCGAGTTCGCCGTCGGCGGCAAGAAGCTGATGAGCCTGCCGGCCGCGCAGAGCGTCGACCTGCGCGCCGCCATCAAGAACGACAAGGACCCCAAGGGCACCCTGCTGCGGGACCTGCTCAAGGCGCACGCGCGGCAGCTCAGGTCGGTCACCCCCGACGCCTCGCGGGCCCCCTTCACCCCCGCCGAGTACCTCAAGGCGCACCTCGACCCGGCGCACACCGGCCCGGGCCCGGTCGGACACGGCTACTCGGAGGCGAACCTCGCGGCGGGCACCCAGTACTACGCCTTCCGGATCGCCGACGACGTCATCGGTGTCAGCCTCGACACCACCGACCCGGGCGGCCACTACGAGGGCTCGATCGGCACGGCCCAGCTCAAGTGGCTGGAGCGGACGCTCACCGAGAACAAGGACTCGTACGCGATCGTCTTCAGCCACCACACCAGCAAGTCCATGCACAACACCCGCAAGGACCCCGCCCACCCGACCGAGCAGCGTCACGGCGGAGGGGACGTCGTCGCCGCGCTCTCCCGCCACCGCAACGTCCTGGCCTGGGTCAACGGCCACACCCACAAGAACGAGATCATCGCGCACTCGGCGCCGGGCAACGGATCGTTCTGGGAGATCAACACCGCCTCCCACGTCGACTTCCCGCACCTCGCCCGCATCGTCGAGGTGGTCGACAACAAGGACGGCACGCTCTCCCTCTTCACCACCCTCATCGAGTCCGCCGCCCCGCACCGCACG
This region includes:
- the pepN gene encoding aminopeptidase N encodes the protein MPGTNLTREEAQQRAKLLTVDSYEIDLDLSGAQEGGTYRSVTTVRFDVAESGAETFIDLVAPAVHEVVLNGDALDPADVFEDSRIALPGLLEGRNVLRVVADCAYTNTGEGLHRFVDPVDQQAYLYTQFEVPDARRVFASFEQPDLKATFRFTVKAPSGWTVISNSPTPEPKDDIWAFEPTPRISTYITALIVGPYHSVHSVYEKDGQSVPLGIYCRPSLAEFLDSDAIFEVTRQGFEWFQEKFDYAYPFEKYDQLFVPEFNAGAMENAGAVTIRDQYVFRSKVTDAAYEVRAETILHELAHMWFGDLVTMEWWNDLWLNESFATYTSIACQAYAEGSRWPHSWTTFANSMKTWAYRQDQLPSTHPIMAEIRDLDDVLVNFDGITYAKGASVLKQLVAYVGMDEFFRGVQAYFKRHAYGNTRLSDLLGALEETSGRDLKNWSEKWLRTAGINVLRPEIETDANGVITSFAIRQEAPALPAGAKGESTLRPHRIAIGLYDLDDASGKLVRDERIELDVDGELTAVPELAGRRRPAVFLLNDDDLSYAKVRLDEDSLAFVTEHLGDFESSLPRALCWASAWDMTRDGELATRDYLSLVLSGIGKESDIGVVQSLQRQLKLAIEMYADPATRETLLTRWTEATLAHLRAAEAGGDHQLAWARAFAATARTPEQLDLLEGLLEDRESVEGLAVDTELRWAFVQRLAAVGRYDEAEIAAEYERDRTAAGERHAATARAGRPTVEAKEEAWTSVIESDKLPNAVQEAVIGGFVQTDQRELLAPYADRFFAVVKDIWDSRSHEIAQQIAVGLYPSIQVSEETLAKTDAWLASAESNAALRRLVSESRAGIERALKAQAADAAAS
- a CDS encoding DUF1203 domain-containing protein — translated: MTTYIARPVGPEVLKDLRTADDAGRPMVPVTDEEGGAPLRCCLRRSEPGERIALVSYAPLRRWAAAAGVDPGAYDEQGPVFVHARECGGPAADVRPFEGAHRTVRRYSAAGRILGGRLVEAPEWPAFEEAFEAAFADPAVELVHVRAVEYGCFLYEVHRP
- a CDS encoding aspartate-semialdehyde dehydrogenase → MRVGIVGATGQVGTVMRRILVERDFPVTELRLFASARSAGSVLDGVTVEDATTADYSGLDIVLFSAGGSTSRALAEKVAAQGAVVIDNSSAWRKDPDVPLVVSEVNPHAIADRPKGIIANPNCTTMAAMPVLRPLHDEAGLEALVVATYQAVSGSGLAGVAELHGQALKVVADADRLTHDGGAVDFPEPQVYKRPIAFNVLPLAGSIVDDGLHETDEEQKLRHESRKILEIPDLKVSGTCVRVPVFSGHSLQVNARFARPVTVERATELLAGAPGVTLSEIPTPLEAAGQDASYVGRIRADETVEHGLALFISNDNLRKGAALNAVQIAELVAADLKAGLKG
- a CDS encoding RNA polymerase sigma factor, with the translated sequence MLRRRTRGVQRVDDPLDAAQERRVRAVLALGGVPQADLPDGVQQVRLRLLERAAKGDEAPRDVSAWAAVVASNLAMDWHRAKHRQQRLGERLAGLRQLEHPSGEDSSVLSLAVAQGLDELPDAHRQVLVLRFYADLSVRGIAEELGVPEGTVKSRLHSAVRALRARLHEDEVV
- a CDS encoding S8 family serine peptidase, with the translated sequence MTHDPQRAPLSGARRVARIAVAAGLVAALSAAGPIPMALAADHAPAATPDPGTKSASAKLGSDDAALLAEAKADGTKNVTMMVATAPGQTEQVARQLDAVQGGLVGRTFDKVGYVRATVPTAKADAAIAAAAKLSSVHGIDLRQDIALDDPTPSADTAKGAGRATGTVTRSAPNKNTPAENPYNPSFETGAVDFVKKNPKADGRGITIGILDSGVDLGHPALQKTTTGERKIVDWVTSTDPVNDGDGSWRRMTSSVSGPSFAITTASQGTESFKAPAGAYKFNYMYESATAGGDEAGDLNRDGDTTDAWGVLYDPASGTVRVDTNDNLDFTDDVPMKPYKDGFQVGYFGKDNPATDVVERIPFVVEIRKDVVYDAAGSKADYVNIGVISSEHGTHVAGITSANGLFGGRMNGAAPGAKLVSSRACVFGPGCTNIALTEGMIDLVVNRGVDIVNMSIGGLPALNDGNNARSELYTRLIDTYGVQLVISAGNSGPGANTIGDPGLADKVISVGASISKETWAANYGSAVEKKYAMMPFSSRGPREDGGFTPTLTAPGAAINTTQTWLPGSPVAEAGYTLPAGYSMLQGTSMASPQAAGASALLLSAAKQQHIALTPADLRTALTSTADHIRGVQAYEEGAGLIDIVDAWKAIRRDATAHEYTVKAPVDTAIDYALKTPGFGTGLYDREGGLKAGVKKTYEITVTRTSGPDRAIRHELHFANNAGGTFRIVGSDEVKLGLNQPVTVKVSAKASSAGVKSAILELDDPRTEGVDRQILTTVVVSTPVKYAFSASGSIQRNSTRSYFLTVPEGARSLEVAIGGLKGLSQTRFISIHPYGVPVEDTGTPYCYSNYPNTNGCKPDVRAYADPQPGVWEVEVEARRTSPLLDNPYKLEATVLGAAFDPETVTVPEAKVGTPVTASWKVTNRFAAIDGRLRGGPLGSSKTDRPTIAQNATQTTTVDVPAGAASLDVAIGNVSDTAADLDLTVYDSAGKQVAQSADGDSEEAVSIPNPAPGTYTVEVVGYSVPSGSTAYDYRDVFFSSALGSVGVDASAPVKLATGGTATVSGTITALAPAPEGREFFGQVQLVNARGTAAGLGNVKIEKVTQ